The window GTTAAAGTGGAAATAGATACAATGCAGGGTAAAGAAATTGAGGAAATCTCTGAAGCTATCAAGCCAAAGGTTAGTTTCACTACCGGTTTGACCATATTAATTACCGTTTTAAGGATCCATCTACATCATCAGTtgaattgtttttgtgttgtacTTATTTTACTAGGATGGCAAAATCATGTTGGATATGACAGTGATTAGTGGGTTCCCCAAGGAATCAGACTTTGTCTCACTCTCGCAGAAGAAAGATAATCCTCCGGATTCGCCGAGAAGCAAGAAACTTGGAACGGCagcaaacaagaagaagaacagaaagGGTGGGCTTTCCATGTTCTTAACTGGTGCTCTTGATGATATCCCTGAACCTGTTGTTACTCCTCCACCAAAGCCTAAGTTAGAAGGTCCTGTGTGGGGTGGAGCTAAGACTCCTAAAGGATTATCTTCCCTCCGGGATATTCAAGACGAACAAAGCAAGACTCGACCTCGTGAACCTGTTAAGACAACTAAAAACCAGTCAGGCGATGATTCTTCTGGTAAAACCGAAGGAAAGATATTACTGAGTTCTTTCTTGACTACGAAGCCAATTCCAGTGGAATCAGCTAAAATTTTGCAGCAATCTGATATGGAAAGAGGGACTCCTCCTTGGGTTTCTTCTGAAACTCCTCGTAACCTGTCTCGACCTTCTCTCAGAGATATCCAGATGCAGGAGGTAAGTTGTTCCTCTGTTTGAAGAAACAGACAAGATTTGTCTTGTTGCATCACAGTTTATGTTTGAGAGCTCATCTTCTCTCGGTGTCTTTATCTTGTCTAATGCAGGTGAAAAAGCAACAGTCTCTGTCCCACAGTCCAAAGACAAAAACATCAGGCTTCACTGTCGCAACCGGGCAAGGATCTCCATCAGATTCGCCCGGAACTAATCGATGGTTCAAACCAGAGATAGATGCTCCATCACCCATAAGATCAATCCAGATCGAAGAAAAAGCCATGAAGGATCTCCGCCGCTTCTACAGCAGCGTGAAGATAGTCAGAAACCAGCCTTGATGATTGAGTGAATGAGGCATTAGTTTTCAAGAGCTCTCATTCTCAAAACTCATAAGTGTTGTAGTTGTAATTGTATGATGTCTCTCCACTGTACATGGGGTatccttatttttcttttttctttcaatttgttAGTCTTTGGTAGTAGCTGCCAAAGTAGTGCTCAACTGCTCATGTTTATGTACATCACTGGTGTACATGAAGCTTTTAAGTCTTCTCACAAACCATTTTAGATGTACATAATTACGTGATAATAAAACAAGCTTCGATCATTGCTTCAGTATTAGGTGTCCTTGTGTAGTAGCAACAAAACGGGTACTGACTCTGTGGTTTGATTCTCTCCCTTGTAAAGATGCTGTCCCAAAATAAAGAGTTTGAATAGTAATTTCTGTCAACAACCGAGATTTTTTTACCTCTCTTTTATCGGTGTTGGTAAAAAAGTAACATAAATTATCTAAACGAAATCCCAACCGTTGAATCGTACCGTACGTGTCACATTCTCATCTTTGTGCTCTGCTTTATACGGTAACGAAGCTcccttgtctctctctctctctctctctgtgtctcTCTCTAGATTTATCTCTCTTATTGATTTTTAggataatcaaaacaaacaaaaaataaggaagaGAACAAAGAGATCTGGGTTTATTACAAAACcaggtattttttttattttgttctctcAAATTGTGGCAAAAAAATTTCTCATGCTTTAATAGAtctttgttgattgtttgacaAGTTTCCTTATGCTTTTATAGATCTTTTGCTCTGTTCCAGTTCTCCAACAATGAACGACCTCTTGAAGGTTTGTCTTATCTTTTCCCTTCAAGCTTTTCTCTGTTTGCTTTGGACATTACGGAGATTTCTGCTCTAAATCCAAGCAAAGTTTCCGCGTAATCTTTAATAAATCCTccatcaaaaatttgaaaaattagaaactcggaatctagggtttttaaaTTGCTTGGGTTACAAGATTTTACGAGACGATGTTTCTGtgagatttaaatatttttaatagaagCAACATGATAAAATAAATCTGGAGGTTAATGTAAAAGATCAAACGTTTTCAAGTTACTTATAATAAATGTTTCAAAGATGATATAACAAGTGTTTTGACTGGACAGGGATCGTTAGAGTTTTCCAGGGATCGCTCTAATAGAAGCGATATTGAGTCGGGACATGGCCCAGGTAACTCTGGAGATCTCGGGCTCTCTGGTTTCTTCAAAAAGGTAAAGCTTTTGTATCCCTCTGCAAACTCTTCTCAATTAGTGTTACTTGTCTATGCGGCTTATTGAGATCATATCTACTGTACAGGTCCAAGAAATTGAAAAGCAatatgagaagcttgacaagcaTCTCAAGAAGCTTCAAGGGGCACACGAGGAGACGAAAGGCGTCACTAAGGCTCCTGCTATGAAATGTAAACCTTAACGAGTTCGAATTGGAAACTCTGACGCAAGTTCTTTGATCCAAGTTTTAGATGATGAACTGAAACTTTGGTTCCTCTGTTTATTTCTCTTCTGCAGCAATCAAACAGAGGATGGAGAGAGATGTTGATGAAGTGGGAAGAATTTCTCGTTTCATTAAAGGAAAGATCGAAGAACTGGATCAAGAGGTTAGGGTTTAGAGATGTGTTGCATCTGTTTCTATGATCTATTGTTCATCTTGTCTCACACTCTGATTGATTTCTTCAGAATCTGGAGAACCGTACTAAACCGGGTTGTGGGAAAGGAACAGGTGTAGACAGAACAAGAACAGCCACAACTATGTGAGTTTCGCCTTTCAAAACTCAAGAATTGCTgctaattatataatttcagtCTTCCTTAACACTTTTTCTTCGGCAGTGCGGTGAAGAAGAAATTTAAGGAAAAGATATCTGAATTCCAAGtaagtttaaagaagaagggcTTTCAGCAAATTCTGACAAAGTAAAAGCTCTCTAAGAAAGTTTTCCTTAGCTCTTTTCTTTGTTATCTGCAGACTCTAAGACAGAACATTCAACAAGGATACAGAGAAGTTGTAGAGAGGCGTGTGTTCACAGGTTTGAATTGAAAATCTCTCTGAAGATTCAATAGTTCCATTAATGATCTTCACAGAGCTAATTGTTTTTCGCTGTTCTGATGCTTGACAATGATTAGTGACTGGCCAACGAGCTGATGAAGAGGCAAGGACTTAAAAACTCTGATTTTATTGACTAGAATCTATTGAATCAGTTCATGATAGTCAATTTTCGGGTGTGTAGACAGTTGATAGATTGATCGAAACTGGAGACAGTGAGCAGATATTCCAGAAAGCGATCAGGGAACAAGGACGAGGACAGGTTTGTAACTAAGTTCCCGCACTCACCTGATTACCTCCTGTTCAACAAGACAACTATAACGTGCTCTACTCAAGTC is drawn from Camelina sativa cultivar DH55 chromosome 1, Cs, whole genome shotgun sequence and contains these coding sequences:
- the LOC104790563 gene encoding putative syntaxin-131, giving the protein MNDLLKGSLEFSRDRSNRSDIESGHGPGNSGDLGLSGFFKKVQEIEKQYEKLDKHLKKLQGAHEETKGVTKAPAMKSIKQRMERDVDEVGRISRFIKGKIEELDQENLENRTKPGCGKGTGVDRTRTATTIAVKKKFKEKISEFQTLRQNIQQGYREVVERRVFTVTGQRADEETVDRLIETGDSEQIFQKAIREQGRGQIMDTLAEIQERHDAVRDLEKKLLNLQQVFLDMAVLVDAQGEMLDNIENMVSSAVDHVQSGNNNLAKAVKSQKSSRKWMCIAILILLIIIIITVISVLKPWTQKNGGA